A DNA window from Calliphora vicina chromosome 1, idCalVici1.1, whole genome shotgun sequence contains the following coding sequences:
- the LOC135948968 gene encoding uncharacterized protein LOC135948968 has translation MYAVPAWSVHPLTRSLVGTKMNNTIQNNNNNKKQTAKGQQGKPMLADCKQSTVQPSGDSLTKSSEVALDFKPSTSKAALALAGNIPATAPALDTVEKTVVPAKMLQVGSSNQKSGPTTVAPPATTAEPNAPIRKEPSRRAFVQRRAAMRIIDRLGSKSADALNIDELSKLSWAKAQLAELDSSNTPPSADAANQGASAGPKRQRSEEELLQQQNTQPKTKRPKQEARVIRRPYSEVARNPLVRAIIDRSVDDGAISQEKWLKIRQGMLGVYWKILKENPGPSPQNDDAGWYQGHVKLLACTNDRSALLLKLAIASLGELWPGAKLDVIPVNEIPRRPRSVTVIPAEPHEPEEILAYIQSGNPDLPTHNWKVVKVSAPEGAHRKVVVVLNKESLAPLRERQSKIYYGFDSIKLRIYRGDDKLDPETSGVKLEAPQDMDCKIKLDDPASSEDKMETQSHSSMVGDLFCALGDVEDEDVLLESDPEDIDVTVIYDPDHGEGDPSEPSPL, from the coding sequence ATGTACGCCGTCCCTGCATGGAGTGTCCATCCCCTTACGCGCTCACTCGTGGGAACAAAAATGAATAacacaatacaaaacaataacaataacaaaaaacaaacagcaaaagGCCAGCAGGGGAAACCTATGCTGGCTGATTGCAAACAGTCGACTGTCCAACCTTCTGGTGACAGTTTGACTAAAAGCAGCGAGGTAGCCTTGGACTTTAAGCCAAGCACCTCAAAAGCTGCATTAGCCCTCGCTGGTAATATACCAGCAACAGCCCCTGCATTGGACACTGTCGAGAAGACAGTTGTCCCTGCGAAAATGCTACAGGTTGGATCGTCGAACCAGAAGTCGGGTCCAACCACCGTAGCCCCACCCGCCACTACGGCAGAACCGAACGCCCCCATTCGCAAAGAACCATCCAGGAGGGCTTTCGTGCAAAGGCGTGCCGCCATGCGCATTATCGACCGGCTTGGATCCAAGTCGGCCGATGCGCTTAACATCGACGAATTGTCGAAACTAAGTTGGGCTAAGGCTCAACTGGCTGAGCTGGACAGCTCAAACACTCCTCCAAGCGCAGATGCAGCGAACCAAGGCGCATCTGCTGGGCCCAAACGGCAACGCTCAGAGGAGGAGCTGCTCCAACAGCAAAACACACAGCCGAAGACTAAACGTCCGAAGCAAGAGGCTCGTGTGATAAGAAGGCCTTACAGTGAAGTTGCTCGCAATCCACTTGTAAGGGCTATTATCGACAGGAGTGTTGATGACGGAGCTATCTCCCAGGAGAAATGGCTGAAAATCCGTCAGGGTATGCTGGGGGTATACTGGAAGATTCTCAAGGAGAATCCCGGTCCATCCCCGCAAAACGACGATGCTGGCTGGTATCAAGGCCATGTAAAACTGCTAGCGTGTACCAATGACCGCTCAGCTCTACTGCTAAAATTAGCAATTGCGTCCCTAGGGGAATTGTGGCCTGGCGCGAAACTGGACGTGATCCCGGTAAACGAGATACCTCGTAGACCGAGATCAGTCACAGTTATTCCGGCGGAGCCACATGAACCTGAGGAGATTCTGGCATACATTCAGAGCGGTAATCCCGATCTACCAACCCATAACTGGAAGGTGGTTAAGGTTTCCGCTCCTGAAGGTGCGCATAGAAAGGTGGTCGTAGTCCTTAACAAGGAATCCTTGGCGCCACTACGTGAGAGGCAAAGCAAGATTTACTATGGTTTCGATAGTATCAAGCTGCGCATCTACCGTGGTGACGACAAGCTCGACCCCGAAACTTCTGGTGTTAAACTGGAAGCTCCGCAGGATATGGACTGCAAAATTAAACTGGACGACCCCGCAAGCTCTGAGGACAAAATGGAGACCCAATCACACTCCAGTATGGTTGGGGACCTATTCTGCGCTCTGGGTGATGTGGAGGATGAAGATGTTCTTCTGGAATCAGACCCAGAAGACATCGACGTTACGGTCATATATGATCCAGACCATGGTGAAGGCGATCCAAGTGAACCTTCACCACTCTAA